The following coding sequences lie in one Balneola vulgaris DSM 17893 genomic window:
- the purB gene encoding adenylosuccinate lyase → MISRYARKEMSEIWTEENQFQAWLDVELASCWAWAKLGEIPMEDVDKLYEKATFKLERIKEIEAQTRHDVVAFTRAVSESLGDEKKWVHYGLTSTDVVDTAWGVRLKQANKIIREDLERIIDVLAEKAKAHKYTVMMGRTHGIHAEPTTFGLKCALWYAEMKRNLERFEKAAADVEFGKLSGSVGTFANIPPEVEQYTCDKLGLTPAPISTQTLQRDRHAHYVSILALIGSTLEKMAVEVRHLQRSEVREVEEAFRKGQKGSSSMPHKRNPISSENITGCARVLRGYMVTAFENIPLWHERDISHSSAERIILPDATILLDYMLSRFAGVMENLVVFEENMEANIWKTQGLVFSQRILNKLIEKGIIREEAYDAVQPLAMDSWENQKLFRPLVEADPFISSKLSKEEIEDAFDLKHHSRNVDTIFERVGLQ, encoded by the coding sequence ATGATCTCTCGATACGCTCGCAAAGAAATGTCTGAAATTTGGACCGAAGAAAATCAGTTTCAGGCATGGTTGGATGTTGAACTAGCATCATGTTGGGCATGGGCCAAGCTTGGTGAGATTCCCATGGAAGATGTAGATAAGCTGTATGAGAAAGCCACTTTCAAGCTAGAGCGCATCAAAGAGATTGAAGCCCAAACACGCCACGATGTTGTAGCTTTTACACGTGCCGTTTCTGAATCGCTGGGTGATGAAAAAAAATGGGTGCACTATGGCTTAACATCAACAGATGTTGTTGATACCGCATGGGGAGTTCGACTAAAGCAAGCCAATAAAATTATTCGTGAAGACCTAGAGCGTATCATCGATGTACTTGCTGAAAAAGCAAAAGCTCATAAATATACCGTAATGATGGGGCGTACCCACGGTATTCACGCAGAGCCAACAACTTTTGGTTTGAAATGTGCTCTTTGGTATGCAGAGATGAAAAGAAACTTAGAGCGTTTCGAGAAGGCCGCTGCTGATGTAGAATTTGGAAAGCTATCTGGGTCGGTTGGAACATTCGCTAATATCCCACCTGAAGTAGAGCAATATACCTGTGATAAACTTGGGCTGACTCCAGCTCCGATTTCTACACAAACTCTACAGCGAGATCGCCATGCTCATTATGTATCTATTCTAGCACTCATTGGTTCAACATTAGAGAAAATGGCCGTTGAAGTTCGCCATTTACAACGTAGTGAAGTACGTGAGGTTGAGGAGGCATTTCGAAAAGGACAAAAGGGTTCATCATCTATGCCTCATAAAAGAAATCCAATCAGTTCAGAAAATATTACTGGTTGTGCTCGAGTACTAAGAGGCTATATGGTTACCGCTTTTGAAAATATTCCGTTGTGGCACGAACGCGATATTTCTCATTCTTCCGCTGAACGTATCATACTTCCTGATGCTACCATCTTACTGGACTATATGCTTTCGCGTTTCGCTGGTGTAATGGAAAACTTGGTAGTATTTGAAGAGAATATGGAAGCGAATATCTGGAAGACCCAAGGACTAGTATTCTCACAAAGAATCTTAAACAAATTGATTGAGAAAGGCATTATTCGTGAAGAAGCATACGATGCGGTACAACCCTTAGCTATGGATTCATGGGAGAATCAAAAACTGTTTAGACCATTAGTTGAAGCGGATCCATTTATCTCCTCAAAGCTAAGCAAAGAAGAGATTGAAGATGCATTTGACCTAAAGCATCACTCCAGAAATGTGGATACCATATTCGAACGTGTGGGTCTACAATAA
- a CDS encoding M48 family metalloprotease: protein MMKAIKILCLIVITGLVMPSCVSIQTSPVSGNKRAYGYSWEEEKKIGQQSDNEIVAQYGLYNDERLSNYVKALGDELLEVSHFNREDTPSEYKNTDFTFRVLNSPVVNAFALPGGYVYVTRGLLSHLDNEAQLMVVLGHEIGHVAARHASQRAAEQQVGQLGIIGAAVLGESFGLDGGNILQVSSQTAQLLFLQYSRDDERESDRLGVEYSAMQGYEAAEGAEFFRSLKRISDQSGQSIPSHLSSHPDPGEREQTIPELAQKWESEGYEQTIVDADEYLQMIDGMMFGENPREGFESNGVFYHPDLAFQFPVPAGFQTINQASAVILVNEAQDAVIQFSIDSESSSPEESVQAFLNQEGVNTLQQQNLNANGYNGYQAQANVQQEGGTLTIDISAISYGGNIYRFLSYTTAGQFSDYEQVFNSVPRGFDRVTDQSILNVEPVRLQVIRASRTAKFSDLVSTNLPMNITLNEVAIINQVEVDEVIQQGSWLKVPVQN, encoded by the coding sequence ATGATGAAAGCGATTAAAATTTTATGTTTAATAGTTATCACAGGGTTGGTTATGCCATCTTGTGTGAGTATTCAAACGAGTCCTGTCTCGGGCAATAAACGAGCTTATGGATATTCATGGGAAGAAGAGAAAAAGATTGGCCAACAATCTGACAATGAAATTGTAGCTCAATACGGCCTTTATAATGACGAAAGATTATCAAATTATGTGAAGGCCTTGGGGGATGAATTACTTGAGGTAAGTCACTTTAATAGAGAAGACACCCCGTCGGAGTACAAAAATACAGATTTTACTTTTAGAGTTTTAAATAGCCCTGTTGTGAATGCCTTTGCGCTTCCTGGAGGGTATGTGTATGTAACCCGTGGACTTTTATCTCATTTAGATAATGAAGCTCAGTTGATGGTGGTATTAGGTCATGAGATTGGGCACGTTGCCGCACGTCATGCTTCTCAAAGAGCTGCAGAACAGCAAGTAGGTCAGTTAGGAATTATCGGTGCTGCAGTACTGGGCGAGAGTTTTGGACTTGATGGGGGAAATATTCTACAAGTGAGTAGCCAAACGGCTCAATTGCTGTTTCTACAATACAGTAGAGACGATGAGAGAGAAAGTGATAGGTTGGGGGTAGAGTACTCTGCAATGCAAGGCTATGAAGCCGCTGAAGGGGCAGAGTTTTTTAGATCTTTAAAGCGAATATCAGATCAATCTGGCCAAAGTATTCCATCGCATTTATCCTCCCACCCCGATCCCGGTGAAAGAGAACAAACCATTCCTGAATTAGCTCAAAAATGGGAATCTGAAGGGTATGAACAAACTATTGTGGATGCCGATGAATATCTGCAGATGATTGATGGGATGATGTTTGGTGAGAACCCGCGTGAAGGATTTGAGAGTAATGGAGTATTTTATCACCCTGATTTAGCTTTTCAATTCCCAGTTCCTGCAGGATTCCAAACCATTAACCAAGCCTCGGCGGTAATACTCGTCAATGAAGCTCAGGATGCAGTAATTCAATTCTCAATAGATTCAGAGAGTTCGAGTCCGGAAGAATCGGTACAAGCCTTTTTAAATCAAGAAGGTGTGAATACCCTTCAACAACAGAATCTAAATGCGAATGGTTACAACGGGTATCAAGCTCAAGCAAACGTTCAGCAAGAAGGTGGAACATTAACCATCGATATTTCTGCCATTAGCTATGGCGGTAATATTTATCGGTTTTTAAGCTATACAACGGCAGGTCAATTCTCTGATTATGAGCAGGTGTTTAATAGCGTGCCACGTGGATTTGACCGTGTAACTGATCAATCTATACTAAATGTTGAGCCTGTTCGATTACAAGTAATAAGGGCTTCACGTACAGCTAAATTTTCGGATCTAGTTTCAACTAATTTACCAATGAACATTACCCTAAATGAGGTGGCAATCATAAATCAAGTTGAAGTTGATGAAGTGATTCAACAAGGAAGTTGGTTGAAAGTGCCGGTTCAGAATTAA
- the murB gene encoding UDP-N-acetylmuramate dehydrogenase, which yields MTHRIQVQENFDLSKFTTMGVLCKASHFVEVHSIDELKEALNFAHQHILNVLILGGGSNLLFIKDYEGLVIHVDLKGIEVIEEDNSSVTIKAAAGEIWHDLVLMAVSNNWAGIENLSLIPGSVGAAPIQNIGAYGVELKDTFISLEALERSTGKVQTFTKEECKFGYRDSIFKNEAKGNYIITSVQLRLQKNGKPTLEYKALKEYLSEREIDNPSIREVSQAVIAIRQSKLPDPDEIGNTGSFFKNPVISATQFKQLEAEYPTIPSYKISDTHIKVPAGWLIEQAGWKGKRKGDAGVHSKQALVLVNHGNATGEEIWNLAHAIQLSVSEKFNISLTPEVNIIG from the coding sequence ATGACTCACCGTATTCAAGTACAAGAAAATTTCGATCTATCTAAATTCACAACCATGGGAGTGTTGTGTAAGGCTTCACATTTTGTTGAAGTACATAGTATAGATGAACTTAAAGAAGCGCTGAACTTCGCACACCAACATATTTTGAATGTGCTCATTTTAGGGGGCGGAAGTAACCTGCTGTTTATCAAAGATTATGAAGGTTTAGTAATTCATGTAGATCTAAAGGGCATAGAGGTGATTGAGGAGGATAACTCATCAGTTACTATAAAAGCGGCAGCGGGCGAGATTTGGCACGACTTAGTGTTGATGGCCGTATCAAATAATTGGGCGGGCATTGAAAATTTATCTTTGATACCGGGTTCGGTTGGGGCAGCACCCATCCAAAACATCGGGGCTTACGGCGTTGAGTTAAAAGACACTTTCATATCACTAGAGGCTCTTGAGCGATCAACTGGCAAGGTACAAACGTTCACCAAAGAAGAGTGCAAGTTTGGGTATAGAGATAGCATTTTCAAAAATGAGGCAAAGGGTAATTATATCATTACCTCTGTTCAACTGAGGTTGCAAAAAAACGGTAAGCCTACATTAGAGTACAAAGCCCTAAAAGAGTATTTATCAGAGAGAGAAATTGATAACCCAAGTATCCGTGAGGTTAGCCAAGCTGTAATAGCAATCAGGCAAAGTAAACTCCCCGATCCTGATGAAATTGGGAATACAGGAAGCTTTTTTAAAAACCCTGTGATCTCAGCTACGCAATTCAAGCAACTGGAAGCTGAGTATCCTACAATCCCATCGTATAAAATTTCAGACACTCATATTAAAGTTCCTGCTGGTTGGCTTATAGAGCAAGCAGGTTGGAAGGGCAAAAGAAAGGGGGATGCAGGAGTGCATAGTAAACAAGCTTTAGTTCTTGTGAACCATGGAAATGCAACGGGAGAAGAAATTTGGAACTTAGCACACGCAATTCAACTTTCAGTAAGTGAGAAGTTTAATATATCCTTGACACCTGAAGTCAATATTATTGGATAA
- a CDS encoding hemolysin family protein, with translation MSTLDEPHSYYLASHMGLSMSSSGEVDTIVVSIQILIMILGLLFSAVFSGSEVAFFSLSSRMEDLTNPSTPHAGDSRIISMLDKPRRLLATILIGNTFANILASVMAAVLTGTLVAQFGLSEVIVFTAEVVVLTFMILIISEITPKIIAINNPLTVSRRWSTFIYILFILLKPFAKLIADGTIVLERYLPKPSNKMTSEDIKTMAEVSEQEGSIKEDEREIIENVIEFGNITVREIMTSRVNVIAVSIDDALSDVINIIQEKALSRMPLYENDLDNILGVIYAKDILPYLNGDKEEPSFNWKTISRNALFIPATKKLDDLLRDFQQEKTHMAIVVDEYGGTEGIVTMDDILEEIVGDITDESSDDVQLYTQFKNGIYIFDAKIDLDDMEDVLSLDLTSEDDDFETLGGLIYHLTESLPTVGERITYKGLECTVHSVQNNRIKKVRVKIIEKLETAINSSS, from the coding sequence TTGAGTACCTTAGACGAACCACATAGTTATTACCTAGCTTCACATATGGGCTTATCCATGTCATCTTCAGGCGAAGTTGATACCATCGTTGTTTCAATCCAAATCCTAATAATGATTTTAGGGCTTCTGTTCTCAGCAGTGTTTTCAGGGTCTGAGGTAGCTTTTTTCTCACTTTCTTCAAGGATGGAAGACCTTACCAATCCATCTACTCCCCACGCAGGTGATTCTAGAATAATTAGTATGCTAGATAAACCACGTCGTTTATTAGCTACCATTTTGATAGGCAATACCTTTGCGAATATCCTGGCTTCGGTGATGGCAGCCGTATTAACGGGTACTTTAGTCGCTCAATTTGGACTCTCTGAGGTTATAGTTTTTACAGCAGAAGTGGTGGTTTTAACCTTTATGATTTTAATTATCAGTGAGATTACTCCAAAGATTATTGCGATCAATAATCCACTTACTGTTTCAAGGCGTTGGAGTACGTTCATCTACATTTTGTTTATTCTCCTCAAACCCTTTGCCAAACTGATAGCCGATGGCACTATAGTTTTAGAGCGATATCTGCCGAAACCTTCCAATAAAATGACTTCTGAAGACATTAAAACAATGGCTGAGGTAAGTGAACAGGAAGGTTCTATAAAAGAAGATGAACGTGAGATTATTGAGAATGTAATTGAGTTCGGGAATATCACTGTTCGTGAGATTATGACCTCTCGTGTGAATGTAATTGCAGTATCGATTGATGATGCATTGTCGGATGTAATCAACATCATCCAGGAGAAAGCCTTATCTAGAATGCCATTATATGAGAATGATTTAGACAATATTCTTGGTGTTATATATGCGAAGGATATCCTGCCGTATTTGAATGGGGATAAGGAAGAACCTTCTTTCAACTGGAAAACCATTTCAAGAAATGCATTGTTTATACCTGCTACCAAAAAACTTGATGACTTGTTAAGAGATTTCCAACAGGAAAAAACCCACATGGCAATAGTGGTAGATGAGTATGGTGGGACGGAAGGAATCGTAACGATGGATGATATCCTTGAAGAAATCGTAGGTGATATCACCGATGAATCATCTGATGATGTACAGCTTTATACACAGTTTAAAAATGGAATTTACATCTTCGATGCTAAAATTGATTTAGATGACATGGAAGATGTGCTTTCATTAGATCTAACATCCGAAGATGATGATTTTGAAACGCTTGGTGGATTAATTTATCACCTAACAGAAAGCTTGCCTACCGTTGGCGAACGGATTACTTACAAAGGATTAGAGTGCACCGTACATTCGGTTCAAAATAATAGAATTAAAAAAGTTCGTGTAAAGATCATTGAAAAACTAGAGACTGCGATTAATAGCAGTTCATAA
- a CDS encoding single-stranded DNA-binding protein translates to MSSLNKAQLIGRLGQDPEVRYTQSNTAVATLSIATSERYKDSNGEQQEKTEWHRVVAWGRLAEICQQFLTKGSLVYIEGPIQTRQWEDNQGQKRYTTEIKALQMTMLDSKGSNSGGAPAGGGNTGNAQNQNQPMSSNVELGSNFDDMDDDLPF, encoded by the coding sequence ATGAGTTCACTAAATAAAGCACAATTAATCGGACGTCTAGGACAAGATCCTGAAGTACGCTACACGCAATCTAATACTGCAGTTGCTACATTAAGCATCGCAACTAGCGAACGCTATAAAGACAGCAATGGCGAGCAGCAAGAAAAAACAGAATGGCACCGAGTAGTAGCTTGGGGAAGACTAGCTGAAATTTGTCAGCAATTCCTAACCAAAGGTTCATTAGTATATATTGAAGGCCCGATTCAAACCCGCCAATGGGAAGACAACCAAGGCCAAAAAAGGTATACTACTGAGATTAAAGCTTTGCAAATGACCATGCTTGATAGCAAAGGAAGCAACAGTGGTGGAGCACCTGCGGGTGGCGGTAACACTGGCAATGCACAGAATCAAAACCAACCTATGTCAAGTAATGTTGAGTTAGGTAGTAACTTTGATGACATGGACGATGACCTTCCTTTCTAA